In Kitasatospora sp. NBC_00240, the following are encoded in one genomic region:
- the ffh gene encoding signal recognition particle protein, protein MFDTLSDRLAATFKNLRGKGRLSEADIDATAREIRIALLEADVALPVVRAFIKQVKDRALGAEVSGALNPAQQIIKIVNEELINILGGETRRVRYAKTGPTVIMLAGLQGAGKTTLAGKLGHWLKSQKHTPLLVACDLQRPNAVNQLTVVAERAGVAIYAPEPGNGVGDPVKVARDSIEYAKQKQYDVVIVDTAGRLGIDAELMQQAADIRAAVDPDEVLFVVDAMIGQDAVTTAQAFLDGVDFTGVVLSKLDGDARGGAALSVAHVTGRQIMFASNGEKVDEFDAFHPDRMASRILGMGDMLSLIEKAEQTFSQAEAEKMASKLQGGGKDFTLDDFLSQLEQVQKMGSISKLLGMLPGMGQIREQINNIDDKDVNRVGAIIKSMTPAERTDPKLINGSRRLRIAKGSGTGVGEVNNLVERFFEARKMMSAMASGKGMPGMPGIPGMGGGAKKSGKKAQPAKGRKKSGNPLKRAQEEQAAAERRALGPGAGQQPPAEGGAFGIGAGKGPADFELPKEFKDLL, encoded by the coding sequence GTGTTCGACACTCTTTCCGATCGCCTCGCAGCGACGTTCAAGAACCTCCGGGGCAAGGGCCGCCTCAGTGAGGCGGACATCGACGCCACCGCCCGCGAGATCCGGATCGCGCTGCTCGAAGCGGATGTCGCGCTCCCCGTGGTGCGGGCCTTCATCAAGCAGGTCAAGGACCGGGCGCTCGGCGCCGAGGTCTCGGGCGCGCTGAACCCGGCCCAGCAGATCATCAAGATCGTCAACGAGGAGCTCATCAACATCCTCGGCGGCGAGACCCGAAGGGTCCGGTACGCCAAGACCGGCCCGACGGTGATCATGCTCGCCGGTCTGCAGGGTGCCGGTAAGACCACCCTCGCCGGCAAGCTCGGCCACTGGCTGAAGTCGCAGAAGCACACCCCGCTGCTGGTCGCCTGCGACCTCCAGCGCCCCAACGCCGTGAACCAGCTGACCGTCGTCGCCGAGCGGGCCGGGGTGGCGATCTACGCCCCCGAGCCGGGCAACGGCGTCGGCGACCCGGTCAAGGTCGCCCGCGACTCGATCGAGTACGCCAAGCAGAAGCAGTACGACGTCGTCATCGTCGACACCGCCGGCCGGCTCGGCATCGACGCCGAGCTGATGCAGCAGGCCGCCGACATCCGGGCCGCGGTCGACCCGGACGAGGTCCTCTTCGTCGTCGACGCGATGATCGGCCAGGACGCGGTCACCACCGCCCAGGCCTTCCTCGACGGCGTCGACTTCACCGGTGTGGTGCTCTCCAAGCTCGACGGTGACGCCCGTGGTGGCGCCGCCCTCTCGGTGGCCCACGTCACCGGCCGCCAGATCATGTTCGCCTCGAACGGCGAGAAGGTCGACGAGTTCGACGCCTTCCACCCGGACCGGATGGCCTCGCGCATCCTCGGCATGGGCGACATGCTCTCCCTGATCGAGAAGGCCGAGCAGACCTTCTCGCAGGCCGAGGCCGAGAAGATGGCCTCCAAGCTGCAGGGCGGCGGCAAGGACTTCACGCTCGACGACTTCCTGTCGCAGCTGGAGCAGGTCCAGAAGATGGGCTCGATCTCCAAGCTGCTCGGCATGCTGCCGGGGATGGGCCAGATCCGCGAGCAGATCAACAACATCGACGACAAGGACGTCAACCGCGTCGGCGCGATCATCAAGTCGATGACCCCGGCCGAGCGGACCGACCCCAAGCTCATCAACGGCTCGCGCCGGCTGCGCATCGCCAAGGGGTCGGGCACCGGCGTCGGCGAGGTCAACAACCTGGTCGAGCGGTTCTTCGAGGCCCGCAAGATGATGTCGGCGATGGCCTCCGGCAAGGGGATGCCCGGTATGCCGGGCATCCCGGGCATGGGCGGCGGGGCGAAGAAGTCCGGCAAGAAGGCGCAGCCCGCCAAGGGCCGCAAGAAGTCCGGCAACCCGCTGAAGCGGGCCCAGGAGGAGCAGGCCGCCGCCGAGCGCCGCGCGCTCGGCCCGGGCGCCGGCCAGCAGCCCCCCGCCGAGGGCGGCGCGTTCGGGATCGGCGCGGGCAAGGGCCCGGCCGACTTCGAGCTGCCCAAGGAGTTCAAGGACCTCCTCTGA
- a CDS encoding SseB family protein, giving the protein MSAGASGGGDSSGGPSKDGPAGSAAPDDGPPRSLPGGGAPHNGALAARAAELGTAAYDPDALIGEFRRSAVLVPVTADGGWWAADSGGIRWLHAFTGEAALARFAEQRDGRAGREWSYVTVYGARLLDVAVPAAPVPTGVVLDVAGPTPAFLPPMAGIVPDAAALDLTEEDGRG; this is encoded by the coding sequence ATGAGCGCCGGGGCATCGGGCGGCGGGGATTCGAGCGGCGGGCCGTCGAAGGACGGGCCCGCCGGGAGCGCGGCACCGGACGACGGGCCGCCCCGCTCCTTGCCAGGAGGCGGGGCGCCGCACAACGGGGCGCTGGCGGCCAGGGCCGCCGAGCTGGGCACGGCCGCCTACGACCCGGACGCGTTGATCGGGGAGTTCCGTCGCAGCGCCGTACTCGTCCCGGTCACCGCGGACGGCGGCTGGTGGGCGGCCGACAGCGGCGGGATCCGCTGGCTCCACGCCTTCACCGGCGAGGCGGCGCTGGCCCGGTTCGCCGAGCAGCGGGACGGCCGCGCCGGCCGGGAGTGGTCGTACGTCACCGTCTACGGCGCGCGCCTGCTGGACGTCGCCGTCCCGGCCGCCCCCGTGCCCACCGGCGTGGTGCTGGACGTGGCGGGTCCGACCCCCGCGTTCCTGCCGCCGATGGCGGGGATCGTGCCGGACGCGGCCGCCCTGGACCTCACCGAGGAGGACGGCCGTGGCTGA
- a CDS encoding putative T7SS-secreted protein — MGFGDFVDGVGDAFEDGIDSVKSTVGSAVDGGAHLLGDGLDAVGLHGAAHAVDSFGDSVADSLGAQVGEYQLGESDDPKDLVHGDVKEIGESVKHLRKFQVAFEQTGQGLSRLDADHWKGAAGDAFRAKFAPQPKLWLSAADACRGAADAMDGFAHTVDWAQQEAQQAIDLYKAAKKASEQARDSYNKNVDRYNQAAKDWNKTSQAGGDPGPRPTDPGEFQDPGVAGLKQAQEKLRGARQQRDTAAGTAQAAVDAATATAPAEPSFTSRMGSDLSDTFQGAMVGQLHLAGGLVKGAADIVKFGRGLNPTDPYNLTHPAQYADHVSSTAAGLLHASNHPMELLSAVVGSGWSSDPFEAFGKLTTNVAFGVATGGAGEAGAVAEDVALNASKNVAENAAKDVGENATKNAAKDAAENAARKDAGQAARDAAENPSKEARKPNEVEGCGDPVDVATGQMFLRQNDLGLPGSLPLFFERSHTSAYRSGLWMGPTWACTVDERLVVDAAGVLLLRPDGGMLVYPHPVPGVATLPVSGSSRWPLVLDTEGRYRATDPLSGLTRTYLPEPDDPGTALLGEIRDRSDRWIAFDHDDAGAPVSIRHHGGYHVKLTVEGGRITALHLAGAGPDGGDAEIVRYGYTDGHLTRVTNSSGLPQRFDYDAAGRMTAWTDRNGSRYGYAYDHLDRCVDQGGAEGHLRYHYDYDQRDPGSGHRITAATDSLGHTTRYLIDGESRIVAETDPLGATTRYTYDPHGRRLSVTDPLGSAVTLTYDESGNPTTATRPDGTQSVVGYSELNLPLAVMEPDGTTWRQSYDATGNRTALTDPTGATTRFGFDASGNLSQITDALGHVSTLRCNAAGLLTETVDPLGGRTAYRHDAFGRPTAITDALGGTTRYTWSVEGLLTSRTTPDGAAEHWTYDGEGNTLTHTDHGGAVTTMEYSHFDLLTARTGPDGARHTFTHDAELRLVRVTGPQGLSWSYEHDAAGRVTAETDFNGRTVRYTHDPAGRVVGRTNGLGETVGYSYDLLGNLSVKDAAGRRTTYGYDRAGRLTSATGPAVSLSRRYDLLGQVMAETVNGRTLASEYDALGRRSRRRTPSGAESRWSYDAAGSPASLTASGHVVGFEHDALGRETGRRLGPGLTLSHTWDSVHRLTSQTLTSSARALQHRAYSYRADGNLTGISDLHDGTRSFDLDAAGRVTAVHAADWTERYVYDAAGNITDAQWPGGRNDSGRGPRTYQGTLISTAGRIRYDHDAQGRITARRQVTLSGRTNTWRYTWDAEDRLTDVTTPDGTRWQYLYDPFGRRIAKQRLAEDGVTVAEWTDFTWDGSTLAEQTAHGPALPGPYTLTWDHEGLRPLAQTEHILLPDAPQADVDRRFFTIVTDLIGTPTHLLNPDGSPAWQARTTLWGATERSDSASTTTPLRFPGQYYDPETRLHYNLHRYYDPITARYATLDPLGLAAAPDPQAYIQNPHTWADPFGLAPCKLTERAKDAIEKFHNLMKDPIGEINGTPNHNHYNAARREAAGEVVARKPDGTPFSHISDLQQARDGLLNVKKALHDEFRFNKELTDRDVQILKKYQAATEGQLGRLNRFLHGIGHGTTPPYHAWPPGS, encoded by the coding sequence ATGGGTTTCGGGGATTTCGTCGACGGCGTCGGGGACGCCTTCGAGGACGGCATCGACTCGGTGAAGAGCACGGTCGGCTCGGCCGTCGACGGCGGGGCGCACCTGCTGGGCGACGGGCTGGACGCGGTCGGGCTGCACGGCGCGGCCCACGCGGTCGACTCCTTCGGCGACTCGGTGGCCGACTCGCTGGGCGCGCAGGTCGGGGAGTACCAGCTGGGCGAGTCCGACGACCCGAAGGATCTGGTGCACGGGGACGTCAAGGAAATCGGCGAGTCGGTCAAGCACCTGCGGAAGTTCCAGGTGGCGTTCGAGCAGACCGGACAGGGACTGTCCCGGTTGGACGCCGACCACTGGAAGGGCGCGGCCGGCGACGCCTTCCGGGCGAAGTTCGCCCCGCAGCCGAAGCTCTGGCTGAGCGCCGCGGACGCCTGCCGGGGGGCGGCCGACGCGATGGACGGCTTCGCGCACACCGTCGACTGGGCGCAGCAGGAGGCCCAGCAGGCCATCGACCTGTACAAGGCCGCGAAGAAGGCCTCCGAACAGGCCCGAGACTCGTACAACAAGAACGTCGACCGGTACAACCAGGCCGCCAAGGACTGGAACAAGACCTCCCAGGCCGGTGGGGACCCGGGCCCGCGGCCCACGGATCCGGGCGAGTTCCAGGACCCGGGCGTGGCGGGCCTCAAGCAGGCCCAGGAGAAGCTGCGCGGTGCGCGCCAGCAGCGGGACACCGCCGCCGGCACCGCCCAGGCGGCCGTCGACGCGGCCACGGCCACCGCGCCGGCCGAGCCGAGCTTCACGTCCAGGATGGGCAGCGACCTGTCCGACACCTTTCAGGGCGCCATGGTCGGACAGCTTCACCTGGCCGGCGGCCTGGTGAAGGGCGCGGCGGACATCGTCAAGTTCGGTCGCGGGCTGAACCCGACGGACCCGTACAACCTGACCCACCCCGCCCAGTACGCCGATCACGTCTCCAGCACGGCCGCCGGGCTGCTGCACGCCTCCAACCACCCGATGGAGCTGCTCTCGGCCGTGGTCGGGTCCGGCTGGAGCTCCGACCCCTTCGAGGCCTTCGGGAAGCTCACCACCAACGTGGCCTTCGGCGTGGCCACCGGCGGCGCCGGCGAGGCGGGCGCGGTCGCGGAGGACGTCGCGCTCAACGCGTCCAAGAACGTCGCCGAGAACGCGGCCAAGGACGTCGGCGAGAACGCCACGAAGAACGCGGCCAAGGACGCGGCCGAGAACGCCGCCCGCAAGGACGCCGGCCAGGCGGCCAGGGACGCGGCGGAGAACCCGTCGAAGGAAGCCAGGAAGCCGAACGAGGTCGAGGGCTGCGGCGACCCGGTCGACGTGGCGACCGGGCAGATGTTCCTCCGGCAGAACGACCTGGGGCTGCCCGGCTCGCTCCCCCTGTTCTTCGAGCGCTCGCACACCTCCGCCTACCGGTCCGGCCTGTGGATGGGCCCGACCTGGGCCTGCACGGTCGACGAGCGCCTGGTCGTCGACGCGGCGGGCGTACTGCTGCTCCGCCCGGACGGCGGCATGCTGGTCTACCCGCACCCCGTGCCGGGTGTCGCCACCCTGCCGGTCTCCGGCAGCTCCCGCTGGCCGCTCGTCCTGGACACCGAGGGCCGCTACCGCGCCACCGACCCGCTGTCCGGGCTGACCCGCACCTACCTCCCCGAGCCGGACGACCCGGGCACGGCGCTGCTCGGCGAGATCCGCGACCGGTCCGACCGGTGGATCGCCTTCGACCACGACGACGCCGGAGCCCCGGTGTCGATCCGCCACCACGGCGGCTACCACGTGAAGCTCACCGTGGAGGGCGGCCGGATCACCGCGCTGCACCTCGCCGGGGCCGGGCCCGACGGCGGCGACGCCGAGATCGTCCGGTACGGCTACACCGACGGCCACCTGACCCGGGTCACCAACTCCTCCGGCCTCCCGCAGCGCTTCGACTACGACGCCGCGGGCCGGATGACCGCCTGGACCGACCGCAACGGCTCCCGCTACGGCTACGCGTACGACCACCTCGACCGCTGCGTCGACCAGGGCGGCGCCGAGGGGCACCTGCGGTACCACTACGACTACGACCAGCGCGATCCCGGCAGCGGGCACCGGATCACGGCCGCCACCGACTCGCTCGGCCACACCACGCGCTACCTGATCGACGGCGAGAGCCGGATCGTCGCCGAGACCGACCCGCTGGGCGCCACCACCCGGTACACCTACGACCCCCACGGCCGTCGACTGTCGGTCACCGACCCGCTGGGCTCGGCCGTGACGCTCACCTACGACGAATCAGGCAACCCCACGACCGCCACCCGCCCGGACGGGACGCAGTCCGTGGTCGGCTACAGCGAGCTGAACCTGCCCCTGGCCGTCATGGAGCCGGACGGAACCACCTGGCGCCAGTCGTACGACGCGACCGGCAACCGCACGGCGCTGACCGACCCGACCGGTGCCACCACCCGCTTCGGTTTCGACGCGAGCGGGAACCTCTCGCAGATCACCGACGCCCTCGGCCACGTCTCGACGCTCCGGTGCAACGCCGCCGGCCTCCTGACGGAGACCGTGGACCCGCTCGGCGGCCGGACCGCCTACCGGCACGACGCGTTCGGCCGGCCCACGGCGATCACCGACGCCCTCGGCGGCACGACCCGTTACACCTGGTCCGTCGAGGGTCTGCTCACCTCCAGGACCACCCCGGACGGCGCGGCCGAGCACTGGACGTACGACGGCGAGGGCAACACCCTCACGCACACCGACCACGGCGGCGCCGTGACGACGATGGAGTACTCCCACTTCGACCTGCTGACCGCCAGGACCGGTCCGGACGGCGCCCGCCACACCTTCACCCACGACGCGGAGCTGCGGCTCGTCCGGGTGACCGGTCCCCAGGGCCTGTCCTGGAGCTACGAGCACGACGCGGCCGGCCGGGTCACGGCCGAGACCGACTTCAACGGGCGGACCGTCAGGTACACCCACGACCCGGCCGGCCGGGTCGTCGGCCGGACCAACGGCCTGGGCGAGACGGTCGGCTACAGCTACGACCTGCTGGGGAACCTGTCGGTCAAGGACGCCGCCGGCCGGCGGACCACCTACGGCTACGACCGGGCCGGCCGGCTGACGAGTGCGACCGGGCCCGCGGTCAGCCTGAGCCGGCGATACGACCTGCTGGGGCAGGTCATGGCGGAGACCGTCAACGGCCGCACCCTGGCGTCCGAGTACGACGCGCTCGGCCGGCGCTCCCGCCGCCGGACCCCGTCCGGCGCCGAGAGCAGGTGGAGTTACGACGCCGCGGGGAGCCCGGCCTCTTTGACCGCCTCCGGCCACGTCGTCGGCTTCGAGCACGACGCGCTCGGCCGCGAGACCGGTCGCCGGCTGGGCCCCGGCCTGACCCTCAGCCACACCTGGGACAGTGTCCACCGGCTCACCTCGCAGACCCTCACCTCGTCCGCCCGCGCCCTGCAGCACCGCGCCTACAGCTACCGCGCCGACGGCAACCTGACCGGCATCTCCGACCTGCACGACGGGACCCGCAGCTTCGACCTGGACGCCGCCGGCCGGGTGACCGCCGTCCACGCCGCGGACTGGACCGAGCGGTACGTCTACGACGCGGCCGGGAACATCACCGACGCCCAGTGGCCCGGCGGCCGCAACGACAGCGGCCGCGGCCCGCGCACCTACCAGGGCACCCTGATCAGCACCGCCGGCCGGATCCGGTACGACCATGACGCCCAGGGCCGGATCACCGCCCGCCGCCAGGTGACCCTCTCCGGCCGGACGAACACCTGGCGCTACACCTGGGACGCCGAGGACCGCCTCACCGACGTCACCACCCCCGACGGCACCCGCTGGCAGTACCTGTACGACCCCTTCGGCCGACGGATCGCCAAACAGCGCCTGGCCGAGGACGGCGTCACCGTCGCCGAGTGGACGGACTTCACCTGGGACGGCAGCACGCTCGCCGAACAGACCGCGCACGGCCCCGCGCTCCCCGGGCCGTACACCCTCACCTGGGACCACGAGGGGCTCCGTCCGCTGGCCCAGACCGAGCACATCCTGCTGCCCGACGCCCCCCAGGCCGACGTCGACCGCCGCTTCTTCACCATCGTCACCGACCTGATCGGCACCCCCACCCACCTGCTCAACCCCGACGGCAGCCCGGCGTGGCAGGCCAGAACCACCCTCTGGGGTGCCACCGAACGCAGCGACAGCGCCAGCACCACGACGCCGCTGCGGTTCCCGGGCCAGTACTACGACCCCGAGACCCGCCTCCACTACAACCTGCACCGCTACTACGACCCGATCACGGCACGCTACGCGACCCTCGATCCGCTCGGGCTCGCCGCCGCCCCCGACCCCCAGGCCTACATCCAGAATCCGCACACCTGGGCCGACCCCTTCGGTCTCGCCCCGTGCAAGCTCACGGAACGTGCCAAGGACGCCATCGAGAAGTTCCACAACCTGATGAAGGACCCGATCGGCGAGATCAACGGCACCCCGAACCACAACCACTACAATGCCGCCAGGCGCGAGGCGGCCGGCGAGGTCGTGGCCCGCAAGCCGGACGGCACGCCCTTCTCCCACATCAGCGACCTGCAGCAGGCTCGCGACGGCCTGCTGAACGTCAAGAAGGCCCTCCACGACGAGTTCCGCTTCAACAAGGAGCTCACCGACCGGGACGTCCAGATCCTCAAGAAGTACCAGGCCGCCACCGAGGGGCAGTTGGGCAGGCTCAACAGGTTCCTCCACGGAATCGGGCACGGAACCACGCCTCCCTACCACGCCTGGCCCCCGGGGTCCTGA
- a CDS encoding pentapeptide repeat-containing protein: MSSSSDFPDLYGVFGPTSSSEQRRARWQTPEGREALREAVRIARTGGPWQDTLATLPYAEETFDPALGQRDLRNAPLDGLDLTGADLHGAVLHEATARGTDLTGADLRGAGFDDADFTGADLSGADLGEASGQATFRDAHLDGARLVDAVLVGGDLRGASLVRTDLTGANLYGADLTGADLTGAITVGTSLGAFAEAEDEDEDENKDEAEAEAEKPGADDGRPLLPPLHGSIGTTSSSEQRRARWQTPEGREALREAVRIARTGGPWQDTLAALPYAEETFDPALGQRDLRNAPLDGLDLTGADLHGAVLHEATARGTDLTGADLRRAKVIDADFSGADLSDADLSGVRGRVVLREARLDRARFVGAALQGCDFRGASLTDTDFTGASLLDCRLPPGALARSITVDTFFGFGPEETA, translated from the coding sequence GTGAGCAGCAGCTCCGACTTCCCCGATCTGTACGGCGTGTTCGGACCCACCTCGTCGTCCGAGCAGCGGCGGGCCCGCTGGCAGACCCCGGAGGGCCGCGAAGCCCTCCGGGAGGCGGTGCGGATCGCCCGGACCGGCGGCCCCTGGCAGGACACCCTCGCCACCCTCCCGTACGCCGAGGAGACCTTCGACCCCGCCCTCGGGCAGCGCGACCTGCGCAACGCCCCGCTCGACGGCCTCGACCTGACCGGCGCCGACCTGCACGGCGCCGTCCTGCACGAAGCAACAGCCCGAGGCACCGACCTCACCGGGGCCGACCTGCGCGGCGCCGGGTTCGACGACGCGGACTTCACCGGCGCCGACCTCTCCGGGGCCGACCTCGGCGAGGCGTCCGGTCAGGCGACCTTCCGCGATGCGCACCTGGACGGGGCACGGCTCGTCGACGCCGTCCTGGTCGGTGGCGACCTGCGGGGAGCGTCGCTGGTGCGCACCGATCTGACCGGCGCCAATCTGTACGGTGCCGACCTGACCGGAGCCGACCTGACCGGAGCGATCACCGTCGGGACCTCGCTCGGCGCCTTCGCCGAAGCCGAGGACGAGGACGAGGACGAGAACAAGGACGAGGCCGAGGCCGAGGCCGAGAAGCCCGGGGCGGACGACGGGAGGCCGCTGCTGCCCCCGCTCCACGGCAGCATCGGCACCACCTCGTCGTCCGAGCAGCGGCGGGCCCGCTGGCAGACCCCGGAGGGCCGCGAAGCCCTCCGGGAGGCGGTGCGGATCGCCCGGACCGGCGGCCCCTGGCAGGACACCCTCGCCGCCCTCCCGTACGCCGAGGAGACCTTCGACCCCGCCCTCGGGCAGCGCGACCTGCGCAACGCCCCGCTCGACGGCCTCGACCTGACCGGCGCCGACCTGCACGGCGCCGTCCTGCACGAAGCGACAGCCCGAGGCACCGACCTCACCGGGGCCGACCTGCGCAGGGCCAAGGTGATCGACGCGGACTTCAGCGGCGCCGACCTCTCCGACGCCGATCTGAGCGGGGTGCGGGGCCGGGTCGTGCTGCGCGAGGCCCGGCTCGACCGGGCCCGGTTCGTCGGCGCCGCGCTCCAGGGCTGCGACTTCCGGGGCGCGTCGCTCACCGACACCGACTTCACCGGCGCGAGCCTCCTGGACTGCCGCCTGCCGCCCGGGGCTCTCGCCCGCTCGATCACGGTGGACACCTTCTTCGGATTCGGCCCGGAGGAGACGGCCTGA
- a CDS encoding CPCC family cysteine-rich protein yields MTSRNPGSEPSDARGFSCPCCGHLTLRARGMYEICQVCGWEDTGQDGVDADEYIGGPNRVSLTDARENFRRIGASEERLSDQVRPPVDSELPDGRR; encoded by the coding sequence ATGACCTCCCGGAACCCCGGTAGCGAGCCGTCCGACGCCAGGGGCTTCAGCTGTCCGTGCTGCGGCCACCTGACGCTCCGCGCTCGCGGGATGTACGAGATCTGCCAGGTGTGCGGATGGGAGGACACCGGTCAGGACGGCGTGGACGCGGACGAGTACATCGGCGGCCCCAACCGCGTCTCCCTCACGGACGCACGCGAGAACTTCCGCAGGATCGGGGCGTCCGAGGAGCGACTGTCGGACCAGGTCCGGCCGCCCGTGGACTCCGAACTCCCCGACGGCAGGCGGTGA
- a CDS encoding [protein-PII] uridylyltransferase: MTSEASPPSSPAAGPDGPVAYADARARLLADPDASGSRRRTALAGLTDRWLTGLLAGAGAPPGVALVAVGGYGRGELSPRSDLDILLLHDGPVDSALPERIWYPVWDSGAALDHSVRTLAEARTVAAEDLKAQLGLLDARHIAGDAALTASLRSAVLSDWRATASTRLPELQELGAERAERHGELSFLLEPDLKEARGGLRDIVALNAIAASWLADAPRDGLEAAARRLSDVRDALHLTTGRATERLSLQDQDQVAATLGVLDADTLLRQVYEAARTITYAGDVTWRAVDRVLAARSSRGRRSSRLSFPFTGTGRGSGAVARGAVDRRPLAEGVVEQDGEAVLAQGARPATDPVLPLRAAAAAAQAGLTISYATVRRLAAETKPLPVPWPDEAREQLVTLLGAGEACIPVWEALEAEGLITRLLPDWERVRCRPQRNAVHRWTVDRHLVETAVKAAAMTRRVARPDLLLVAALLHDLGKGWPGDHSEAGEVIVRDVAVRMGFDTADTETLAVLVRHHLTLVDTATRRDPDDPATVDLITKVVGTLPHLELLHALTEADATATGPAAWSSWRASLVDDLVGRAAAQLAGGYPFPADVEPTAEEERLAVEAARTGGPALSLHAQSNQDSFATEPMGVDLVLAIPDRPGLLGTVAGVLALHRLTVRAASLRELDPIGIGAVLLISWTVTAEYGELPEAARLRADLRRALEGSLDVARKLAERDAAAPRRRGISTPPPVVSVAPGAASATATVLEVRAHDAPGLLHRIGRALDDAGVRVRTAHISTLGADAVDAFYVTDPAGRPLSAQRAAEVAARIQAALG, from the coding sequence ATGACCAGCGAAGCCAGCCCTCCCTCCTCACCCGCCGCCGGACCGGACGGGCCCGTCGCCTACGCGGACGCCCGGGCCCGGCTGCTCGCCGACCCCGACGCCTCGGGCAGCCGGCGCAGGACCGCCCTCGCCGGGCTCACCGACCGGTGGCTGACCGGCCTGCTCGCCGGGGCCGGCGCCCCGCCGGGGGTCGCACTGGTCGCCGTCGGCGGCTACGGGCGCGGCGAACTCTCGCCGCGCAGCGACCTCGACATCCTGCTGCTCCACGACGGCCCGGTCGACAGTGCGCTGCCCGAGCGCATCTGGTACCCGGTCTGGGACTCCGGCGCCGCCCTGGACCACTCGGTCCGCACCCTGGCCGAGGCCCGCACCGTCGCCGCCGAGGACCTCAAAGCCCAGCTCGGCCTGCTGGACGCCCGGCACATCGCCGGCGACGCCGCCCTCACCGCCTCGCTGCGCTCCGCCGTCCTCTCCGACTGGCGCGCCACCGCCTCCACCCGCCTCCCGGAGCTGCAGGAACTCGGCGCCGAGCGGGCCGAGCGGCACGGCGAACTCTCCTTCCTGCTGGAACCCGACCTCAAGGAGGCCAGGGGCGGCCTGCGCGACATCGTCGCGCTCAACGCGATCGCCGCCTCCTGGCTCGCCGACGCGCCCCGCGACGGCCTGGAGGCCGCCGCCCGCCGCCTCAGCGACGTCCGCGACGCGCTGCACCTGACCACCGGCCGGGCCACCGAACGGCTCAGCCTCCAGGACCAGGACCAGGTCGCCGCGACCCTCGGCGTGCTCGACGCGGACACCCTGCTGCGCCAGGTCTACGAAGCCGCCCGCACCATCACCTACGCCGGCGACGTCACCTGGCGGGCCGTCGACCGGGTGCTGGCCGCCCGCTCCTCCCGGGGCCGGCGCTCCTCCCGGCTGTCCTTCCCGTTCACCGGGACCGGACGCGGGTCCGGCGCGGTCGCCCGCGGCGCGGTGGACCGCAGACCGCTCGCCGAGGGCGTGGTCGAGCAGGACGGCGAGGCGGTCCTCGCCCAGGGCGCCCGCCCCGCCACCGACCCGGTGCTGCCGCTGCGCGCGGCCGCCGCGGCCGCCCAGGCCGGCCTGACCATCTCCTACGCGACCGTGCGGCGGCTGGCCGCCGAGACCAAGCCACTGCCGGTGCCCTGGCCGGACGAGGCCCGCGAGCAGCTCGTCACCCTGCTGGGCGCGGGCGAGGCCTGCATCCCGGTCTGGGAGGCGCTGGAGGCCGAGGGCCTGATCACCCGGCTGCTGCCGGACTGGGAGCGGGTCCGCTGCCGCCCGCAGCGCAACGCCGTGCACCGCTGGACGGTCGACCGGCACCTGGTCGAGACGGCGGTGAAGGCCGCCGCGATGACCCGCCGGGTGGCCCGCCCCGACCTGCTGCTGGTCGCCGCGCTGCTGCACGACCTCGGAAAGGGCTGGCCCGGCGACCACTCGGAGGCGGGCGAGGTGATCGTCCGCGACGTGGCCGTCCGGATGGGCTTCGACACGGCCGACACCGAGACCCTCGCGGTGCTGGTGCGCCACCACCTCACACTGGTCGACACCGCGACCCGGCGCGATCCCGACGACCCGGCCACCGTCGACCTGATCACCAAGGTGGTCGGCACCCTGCCCCACCTGGAGCTGCTGCACGCGCTGACCGAGGCGGACGCCACCGCGACCGGCCCGGCCGCCTGGAGCAGCTGGCGGGCCTCGCTGGTGGACGACCTGGTCGGTCGCGCGGCCGCCCAGCTCGCCGGCGGCTATCCCTTCCCGGCCGACGTCGAACCGACCGCCGAGGAGGAGCGCCTCGCCGTGGAGGCGGCCCGCACCGGGGGCCCGGCGCTGTCCCTGCACGCCCAGAGCAACCAGGACTCCTTCGCCACCGAGCCGATGGGCGTGGACCTCGTCCTGGCCATCCCGGACCGCCCCGGCCTGCTGGGCACGGTGGCCGGCGTCCTCGCCCTGCACCGGCTCACCGTCCGGGCCGCGAGCCTGCGCGAACTCGACCCGATCGGGATCGGGGCCGTCCTGCTGATCTCCTGGACGGTCACCGCCGAGTACGGCGAACTGCCCGAGGCCGCCCGGCTCCGGGCCGACCTGCGGCGCGCCCTGGAAGGCTCGCTGGACGTCGCCCGCAAGCTCGCCGAGCGCGACGCCGCGGCCCCCCGCCGGCGCGGCATCAGCACCCCGCCGCCGGTGGTCTCGGTCGCCCCCGGCGCCGCCTCCGCGACCGCCACCGTCCTGGAGGTCCGCGCGCACGACGCGCCCGGCCTGCTGCACCGGATCGGCCGCGCCCTGGACGACGCCGGGGTGCGGGTCCGCACCGCGCACATCTCCACCCTGGGCGCCGACGCCGTCGACGCCTTCTACGTCACCGACCCGGCCGGCCGGCCGCTGTCGGCGCAGCGCGCGGCGGAGGTGGCGGCCCGGATCCAGGCGGCACTGGGGTGA